The Salvelinus namaycush isolate Seneca chromosome 8, SaNama_1.0, whole genome shotgun sequence genome has a segment encoding these proteins:
- the LOC120052954 gene encoding transcription factor Ken-like isoform X1, whose product MANCMVFHTQIASIMEVLANAAVAEICKLVDDDYAVFRLEISQSQKENRGLRRKLQLMDWKVARERAERTIRERVPACRPSSVKFVDRYRGMARGEGHLTVGHRSIVKPAGPNVWRDDQPIDEGSGTSTQHVIGIESADAEAAGPGGSSLVKQERTEGDDPQHSRDIQTGAAAGMAPPVAMDVLATTPQPRTRRSITEVSGTPKAVLKSETDTETLTVSRRLLHTGSDHRSDPERLGCPPASGSEYFLHGSPRTVHSHQDSVDALETVNYPSCSYTTEMDPGKMTLGLETQTDLSRGDWNQYSSSLYSEGPLDKKEEVIAVDEVTVKVEGDAPLIWNETHLGEGHSQGRDFLDYRESLETNPDVTTHSPLHTLRDHEPVSTSMGPSDQVLNSKVQKAKAQGGGPTSGGSKVKRFLCMFCNKGFSCLQKVEIHQRVHTGEKPFSCTHCHMRFAEAGNLKRHQRVHTGEKPYSCPQCHMRFAQSGNLKMHLKVHTGERPFACTYCRKRFSERSYLRIHQQKNHSTIT is encoded by the exons atggctaactgtatggtttttcacactcaaatagcctccattatggaggtgctagcgaatgcagccgtggcagagatctgtaaactcgtagacgacgactatgcagtgtttcgtttggaaatttctcaaagccagaaagaaaacaggggGTTGCGGAGGAAACTACAACTAATGGACTGGAAGGTGGCACGGGAGCGCGCAGAGAGGACAATACGAGAGCGCGTCCCCGCCTGTCGTCCCAGTAGTGTCAAGTTCGTCGATCGAtacagaggaatggcaagag gtgaaggacatctcactgTAGGCCACAGGAGCATTGTGAAGCCAGCGGGACCCAATGTGTGGAGAGATGACCAACCCATagatgaggggagtggaacctcaacccaaCATGTTATTGGGATAGAG TCTGCAGATgcagaggctgcaggtcctggAGGATCGTCTCTGGTCAAGCAGGAGAGGACTGAAGGAGACGACCCACaacacagcagagacatccagactggaGCAGCGGCTGGAATGGCACCCCCTGTAGCTATGGACGTCCTCGCCACCACGCCCCAGCCCAGGACCCGACGCAGCATTACGGAGGTCAGTGGAACACCGAAGGCCGTCCtcaagtcagagacagacacCGAGACTTTAACTGTATCACGAAGGCTGTTACACACAGGATCGGACCACAGATCAGACCCAGAAAGACTGGGCTGTCCTCCTGCTTCCGGCTCAGAGTATTTTCTTCATGGTAGCCCGAGGACGGTTCATTCCCATCAGGACTCAGTTGACGCGTTAGAGACTGTCAATTATCCGTCTTGTTCTTACACTACAGAGATGGACCCTGGCAAAATGACCTTGGGTTTAGAGACACAGACTGATCTGTCTAGAGGGGACTGgaaccagtacagtagtagtCTATACTCTGAAGGGCCTCTAGATAAGAAAGAGGAGGTTATTGCCGTAGATGAGGTGACTGTGAAAGTGGAGGGCGATGCTCCTTTGATATGGAATGAGACTCACTTAGGAGAAGGACATTCACAAGGCAGAGATTTCTTAGATTACAGGGAAAGCTTAGAGACAAATCCAGATGTCACGACCCACTCCCCTTTACACACACTCAGGGATCACGAACCAGTGTCCACGTCTATGGGGCCTTCCGATCAGGTATTGAACTCAAAGGTTCAAAAGGCCAAGGCTCAGGGAGGGGGACCAACATCAGGCGGTAGTAAAGTgaaacggttcctctgcatgttctgtaacaaaggcttcagctgcctccagaaggtggagatccaccagagggtccacacaggggagaaacccttcagctgtacccatTGTCACATGCGATTCGCTGAGGCTGGCAacttgaagaggcaccagagggtccacacaggggagaaaccctacagctgcccccagtgtCACATGCGTTTCGCCCAGTCTGGCAAcctgaagatgcacctgaaggtccacacgggaGAGAGGCCGTTCGCCTGTACATACTGCAGGAAGAGGTTCTCAGAAaggagctacctcaggatacaccagcagaaaaatCATTCCACTATAACATAG